From Coffea arabica cultivar ET-39 chromosome 9c, Coffea Arabica ET-39 HiFi, whole genome shotgun sequence, one genomic window encodes:
- the LOC113708257 gene encoding uncharacterized protein yields MANTQTLRELAAPKLTHQPLCITFPILVENTAFELKSGLIHLLPSFHGLSGEKPHKHVKEFEVVCSSMKPPGVTEEQIRLRAFPFSLKDAAKDWLYYLPAGSITTWAQLKKKFLKKFFPASQAVSLRKEICGIKQYPDESLYEYWERFNKLCTRYPQHQISEQLLIQYFYEGLQSTDRSIIDAASGGALANKTPREAWELIEAMTENSQQFGLRESNSPRRINEVETSSIQQQLSELTSVVRQLAMRDTPRAKVCGFCTSMDHCTDTCPILQEDGAEQVNMVGGPRRQYDPYSNTYNPGWRDHPNLSYGNRQQNSFPNRPPGFHQPWQPKSQSSSSNSGSSLEDLVKSLATTTTQLQQEIRSLAANTAQL; encoded by the coding sequence ATGGCCAACACCCAAACATTAAGGGAGCTGGCCGCCCCGAAGCTGACTCACCAGCCCTTATGCATCACATTCCCCATTCTGGTTGAGAATACTGCTTTCGAATTGAAGTCAGGGTTGATTCACCTCTTACCTTCTTTCCATGGTCTCTCTGGCGAAAAACCTCACAAGCACGTCAAGGAGTTCGAGGTGGTTTGCTCTAGTATGAAACCTCCTGGGGTCACTGAGGAGCAGATAAGACTTAGAGCTTTCCCCTTCTCTCTCAAGGATGCAGCAAAAGATTGGCTATACTACCTACCAGCGGGTAGTATTACTACATGGGCACAGTTAAaaaagaagtttttgaaaaaattcttccCTGCATCCCAGGCTGTGAGTTTGAGGAAGGAGATCTGCGGCATTAAACAATATCCCGATGAGTCCTTGTATGAATACTGGGAAAGGTTTAACAAGTTGTGCACTAGATACCCGCAGcatcaaattagtgaacaaCTGTTAATCCAATACTTCTATGAAGGGCTCCAATCAACCGATAGGAGTATCATTGACGCTGCGAGTGGGGGAGCACTTGCAAACAAGACACCGAGGGAAGCGTGGGAGCTCATCGAAGCCATGACAGAGAACTCCCAACAATTTGGCTTACGTGAGAGCAACTCTCCCCGTAGAATTAACGAGGTAGAGACTTCATCCATACAGCAGCAACTGTCAGAATTGACATCTGTTGTTAGGCAATTAGCAATGAGAGACACGCCGCGAGCAAAGGTGTGTGGATTCTGTACTAGCATGGACCACTGCACAGACACGTGCCCCATTTTGCAAGAGGATGGGGCGGAACAGGTAAACATGGTCGGAGGGCCCCGCAGGCAGTACGACCCATACTCCAATACGTACAATCCGGGCTGGAGGGACCATCCCAATCTCAGTTATGGGAACAGACAACAAAATTCATTTCCGAATCGTCCACCAGGATTCCACCAGCCAtggcaaccaaaatctcaaTCCTCGTCCTCCAATTCAGGAAGCTCCCTGGAGGACCTAGTCAAAAGCCTGGCCACGACTACTACCCAGCTTCAACAGGAGATCAGATCCTTGGCCGCGAATACCGCGCAGCTCTAG
- the LOC113707666 gene encoding 7-deoxyloganetic acid glucosyltransferase-like yields MDQVQQLRPHVLIFPFPAQGHVNSMLKLAELLCLAGINITFLVSNNIHNRLLRHTNVVSRFSKYPGFHLDHYPDAYDESKVHIAQEIMDLCTALQSVVKPFLKELLSKDPAHGTRKDRPPFSCIIVDGFLSLALDVAEEIGLPLICFRTISAGAFWTYFCIPRLVEAGELPFPGDEMNLPIENVKGMEGFLRRCDLPSFLRVGDLTNPDFNLLLKEALQTPRAKGLILNTFEDLEGCILSHFRTHCRNLYTIGPLHAHLRARLQLQEANSNNSNSNSLWEEDKSCIKWLDNQPPKSVLYVSFGSIAIITRETLLEFWHGIVNSGVRFLWVIRPNSVNVGLGDDVLDSTKSKSKSTPEMELEEATKERGCMVGWAPQEDVLAHPAIGGFLTHSGWNSTLESIAEGVPMICWPCFADQQPNSRFVGEIWKIGLDMKDTCDRVIVEKMVRDLMVERKDEFLHRADEMAKLARKSIEEGGSSFCNLVRLIDDIVKG; encoded by the exons ATGGATCAAGTGCAGCAGCTCCGTCCTCATGTACTCATCTTCCCTTTCCCAGCACAGGGACACGTGAATTCCATGCTCAAGCTAGCCGAGCTTCTATGCCTTGCCGGCATCAATATCACCTTCCTAGTCTCCAACAACATCCACAATCGTCTCCTTCGTCACACCAATGTTGTATCACGGTTTAGCAAGTATCCCGGATTTCATTTGGATCACTATCCTGATGCATATGATGAAAGCAAGGTACATATAGCCCAGGAGATCATGGATTTGTGTACTGCTCTTCAGTCAGTAGTAAAGCCATTTCTCAAAGAATTATTGTCCAAAGATCCGGCACATGGTACCAGGAAGGATAGGCCGCCGTTCTCATGTATCATTGTAGATGGGTTCTTGAGTTTGGCCCTTGATGTTGCTGAGGAAATTGGCTTGCCCTTAATTTGTTTTCGAACAATTAGCGCTGGTGCCTTTTGGACTTACTTTTGCATCCCTCGATTGGTTGAAGCAGGCGAATTACCCTTTCCAG gaGATGAGATGAATTTGCCAATAGAAAATGTAAAGGGCATGGAAGGATTTCTAAGGCGTTGTGATCTACCAAGTTTCTTACGTGTTGGTGACCTGACTAATCCAGATTTTAATTTGTTATTGAAAGAAGCCCTACAAACACCCCGAGCCAAAGGGCTCATACTCAATACGTTTGAAGACCTAGAAGGGTGTATACTTTCTCATTTTCGAACTCACTGTCGGAATTTATACACTATTGGACCACTCCATGCACATTTAAGGGCTAGACTGCAACTCCAGGAAGCAAATTCAAATAACTCTAATTCGAACAGCTTGTGGGAAGAAGATAAAAGCTGCATAAAGTGGCTTGACAATCAGCCACCAAAATCGGTGCTTTATGTGAGTTTTGGAAGCATTGCTATAATCACAAGAGAAACACTCCTGGAGTTTTGGCATGGTATAGTGAATAGCGGGGTAAGATTCTTATGGGTCATCCGTCCAAACTCAGTCAATGTGGGGCTCGGAGATGATGTACTAGATTCTacaaagtcaaagtcaaagtcaacTCCTGAAATGGAGCTGGAGGAAGCTACCAAGGAAAGGGGCTGTATGGTAGGATGGGCTCCACAAGAAGATGTGTTGGCTCACCCTGCAATTGGTGGATTTTTGACACATAGTGGATGGAATTCAACTTTGGAAAGTATAGCGGAAGGAGTGCCAATGATTTGTTGGCCATGTTTTGCTGACCAACAACCAAATAGTAGGTTTGTGGGGGAGATTTGGAAAATAGGGTTGGACATGAAGGATACTTGTGATAGAGTAATTGTGGAGAAAATGGTCAGGGATCTGATggtggaaagaaaggatgaatTCTTGCATAGAGCTGATGAGATGGCCAAATTGGCAAGAAAGAGCATTGAAGAGGGTGGATCCTCTTTTTGCAACTTGGTTCGTTTGATTGATGACATAGTTAAGGGCTAA